The genomic stretch GCCGTGGCGGCGGACGCGCGATCCCTATGCCATCGCCCTCTCGGAGTTCATGCTCCAGCAGACGCAGGTGGTGACGGTCCTTCCCTATTACCATCGTTGGCTCCGACTCTTCCCCGACTGGAAGGCGCTGGCCGGGGCGCCGACCGAGGCGGTTCTGAAGACGTGGGAGGGCCTCGGCTATTACCAGCGGGCGCGGAATTTCCAGAAGCTGGCCCAGGCGGTCGCCGGGTTGCCGGAGCTGAACGGGGAGCTGCCCCGGACGGTCGAAGGGCTCCGCGCCCTGCCGGGGATCGGGCCGTACACGGCGGGGGCGATCGCGAGTCTCGCCTTCGGGGGGCGGGCGGCGTTGATCGACGGGAATGTGATCCGGGTCTTCACCCGGGTCTTCGGGATCGGCGAGGACGTGGCGCTGAAGGAGACGCAGGCCCGGCTCTGGGCCTTGGCCGAGGGGTTGCTGCCGGAGGCGGAGGCGTGCGCCGTCCATAACTCGGCCCTGATGGAGCTGGGGGCGCTGATCTGCACGCCCCGGAATCCCGGCTGCCTCCTCTGCCCGCTGGCCTCGGTCTGCGTCGCCAAGGCGTCGGGGGAGCCGGAGCGGTTCCCGGTGAAGGGGAGGAAGCTCGTCGAGCGGCGGGAGGAGGTGGTGGCGCTGATCGAGGAAAAGGGCCGGTATTGGTGCGTCCCCGGGCCGAAGAAGGGGAGGCTGGTCGGGTTCTGGCACTTCCCGCTCTTCGACGCGGCGACGATGCGGGGAGGGGAGACGGTGGCCGAGTTCGATTATTCGATCACCAAGTATCGCGTCCACATGAGGGGCTTGCGGGCTGCGTTTGCCTCCGCGGGGCGCCGGGAGGAGGGAGGGGGACGCTGGTGTTCCATGGCGGAAATGGAGGCATTGCCGATGCCGAGCGCCCACCGGAAAATGAGGGGTTTTCTCGGTTCTTAGACAAAAAGAATTGGGAAAAGGAAAAGTCGGGCTAGATTCTCCAAACCGGCTTATGGAAATCATCTCCTCCCTGCTCTGCGATGCCGCGGAGGATTATCAGGGAAAACTCTGCGTCCTCGGGGCGTTCGACACCTTTGTCTCCCTTCACTTCCCGGTTTCCCACCCCCATTGCGCGATCGCGCTGCGGGTGATCTTCCGCCCCGGCGACGAGGGGCAGCACCAGCTCCGGGTCCGGCTCATCGATTCGGACGGCCATTGCCCGGTCCCCGAGATCCAGACGGCCTTCGAGGTCCCGCCCCTGCCCGAGGAGGTCTTCTTCCTTTCCCGCAACATCATCGTGAACCTCCAGGGGCTTCCCTTCGCCGCGCCGGGGCAGTTCTCCCTCGACGTCATGTCGGAGGAGGGGCTGCTGGCCCGGATCCCGATCCAGGCGCTCCAGGCTCCCGAGGAGATGAGGACGCCGGGTCTTTAATCTTTTTCAATCGATCGCTTTTCCCTGCATGAAACGTCTCCGCGCCTTCCTCCTCTCCGTCGACCTCTTCCTGCGGCGCTTCCTCGTCCGCTTCCGGGGCCGCCCGCTCTATGCCGCCACGGCGTTCGTCGCGGCGATCGCGATCGGGATCGGCATCTTCGTCGTCTATTACGCGGGCTGGGCTCTCGCCTTCGACATGAAGCGGATCAAGGAGATGCCGCTGACGACGACGATCTACGACCGCAACGGGACGGTCTTCCGGCAGGTCTTCCAGGAGAACCGCCAGTGGATCCCCTCCGAGGAGATCCCCGACGTGATGCGCCACGCCGTCGTGGCGACCGAGGACCGGCGTTTCTATTCCCACCTCGGCGTCGACCCGATCTCGATCTTCCGCGCGGCGGTGGGGAACATCCTGCGCGGCCGCATCTCCTCGGGTGCCAGCACGATCACGCAGCAGCTGGCCCGGAACTCCGCCGACATGAGCGAGCGGACGATGGGGCGGAAGCTGAAGGAGATGTTCCTCGCGGTCCGCATCGAGACGGTCTACACGAAGGACCAGATCCTCACCTTCTATCTCAACCGGATCTTCTGGGGCCGGGATTGCTACGGCATCGGGGCCGCCGCCGACGCCTACTTCGGCAAGAAGCCGTCCGAATTGACTCTCTCCGAGGCGGCGATGCTGGCGGGGATCATCTCGGGGCCGAACACGTTCTCCCCCTGGCGGAGCCCGACGAAGGCGCGGCAGGCGATGGATCGCGCCCTCTCCCGGATGGAGGAACGGCACTTCATCACGAAGGAGGACGAGGCGAAGGCGAAGGCGGAGCCCCTGGCGCTCCGCCCGTTGCGGCAGCTCCCCGCCTCCTACGCGGCGGCGGAGGCGATCGAGGAGGCGCGGAAGATCCTCGGCGAGGAGACCGTGGAGCGCGGCGGCCTGAAGATCGAAACGGCGATCGACGCCGCCTTCCAGCAGACCGCCGAAATCGAGGTCGAGCGGCAGCTGGCCGAGATCGAGGCGGAGCCCGGCTACAATCACACCACGCGGAACACCTTCCTCCAGCACCTCGGGGAGCGGGAGCCGTCGGGGATCCCCTACCTCGAGGCGGCCTTCGTCGCGATCGGGAACGCCGACGGCGGCATCCTCGCCCTCGTCGGCGGGCGGAACTTCGCCGAGAGCCGCTTCGACCGGGCGATCCATTCCCGCCGCCAGGTCGGCTCGACGGTGAAGCCGTTCGTCTACGCGAACGCCTTCGACACCCTCAACGTCAGCGCCGGGACCCTCGTCGACTGGAGCCCCTACGACCTCCGCAACGCCGCCCCGGGCAAGACGCCGCTCTACGGGAACCAGCCCGACTTCGTCCCCCTCCGGCAGGCCCTCGCGCAGAGCAACAACTACGCCTCGGTCCGCGTCGTCCTCGCCTCCGGGGTCGACAGCTACGCCCATCTCCTGACGCGGGCGACGGGGACGCCGATCGCCGCCCTTCCCTCCTCGGCCCTCGGCGCGTGCGACGTGACGCCGCTGCGGATGGTCTCCGCTTTCTCGATCTTCCCGAACAAGGGGATGCGGATCGAGCCCTACCTCATCCGCCGCATCCTCGCCGCCGACGGCCTCGTCCTCTACGAGCACCAGGACCGGCGGGAGCCGATCCTCTCCCCCCAGATCGCCTTCCAGGTGGCCGACATGATGCGCGCCGTCGTCGACGAGGGGACCGGGCGCGGTCTCCGGACGATGGGCCTCGTCGGCGACATCGCGGGGAAGACCGGGACGACGAACGATTACCGCGACGCCTGGTTCATCGGCTTCACCAGCGAGGTGACGGCGGGCGTCTGGGTCGGCCTCGACAAGCCCCAGCCCATCACCGCCTCGGGCTACGGCAGCCGCATCGCCCTCCCGATCTGGGGCCGCGTCATGGCGGCGGCGAACGAGCATTACCTCCCCCAGCCCTTCAACCCTCCCTCCGGGCTCTTCCGCGAGGGGCTCCTCTCGTTCCTCGGGAGCGGCGACGGCGCGTGGCTCCGGGACGACCAGCGCGACGGCTACCTGAAACGGATCGGCGATTCGGTCGCCGTCGGGAACAACGTCGCCAGCGTCCCCGAATCGAACGGGAACGGGGCCGGCCCGGCCGACTCGGGCGACGACAGCGGGTTCTTCGGCTGGATGAGCCGCGCCTTCGGCGGCGCGCGCAAGGCGAAGGCCGTCCCTGCCCCGGAGATCCTCGACGACGACGCGACGATTCCCGCGGGGGTCGATCCGGCGATGCCCGATCCCGACAAGGGGAAGGTGCCGAGGGCGGTGCCGGTCTTCCCGATCCCGCCGGAGGAGGGGGCGGCCCCTACCCCGCCTGGCAGCGGGCGATGAACTCCTTCGCCAGGAGGCGGTAGCTCTGCGCGCCGATCCCGGACGAATCGTACTGGAGGATGTTCTTCCCGTGGCTCGGCGCCTCGGCGAGGCGGACCGTGCGGGGGATCACGCTCTGGAAGACGACCTCCGGCGCATGCTTCCGCACGTCGTCGGCGACCTGCTGGCTGAGGTTCGTCCGGGCGTCGTACATCGTCAGGATCACGCCGCCGATCACGGGGCGGAGCTCCGGGTTCGTCGTCCGGATCTGCTCGATGAGGTGGATGATCTTGCTGAGCCCTTCGAGGGCGAAGTACTCGCACTGGAGGGGGACGAGGACGGCGTCGGCGGCGGCGAGCGCGTTCGTCATCAGGATGCCCAAAGACGGGGGACAGTCGAGGAGGACGTAGTCGAACCCGGCCGACTCGGGCTCCTCGCGGAAGCGGTTGAAGAGGTCGCGGAGGACGACGAGGGGGCTTTCCTGGCGGGCGATCTCGACCTCGCACCCGGCGAGGTCGGTCTCGCACGGGATGATGAAGAGGTTTTCCTGCGTCGTGGCGACGATCTGGGCGGCGAAGGTCGATTCCCCGTTCATCACCGGGTAGAGGCTCCGGCCGGTCTGGGGCTCGATGCCGAGGCCGCTGGTGGCGTTCGACTGGGGGTCGAGGTCGATGACGAGGGTCGGATGCCCGGCCTCGGCCAGCGCGGCGGCGAGGTTGATGGTGGTCGTCGTCTTGCCGACGCCGCCTTTCTGGTTCGCGATGGCGTAGATTTTCATGTGGGCGGGTCGATCTTGAAAGAGAGGACTAGGAAGGGGAGGTTGGGGGACTCTTGACAACGGATCAAAATGATTTTTTATAAATCACTCCACCTTTTGGGCGAAAAAGCCTAAAATCCCCGCTCTGCCCCATGATTGAAGTCTCCCATTTTTCCAAGACCTACGCCGGGTTCAAGGCGGTGCGGGATATCTCCTTCCACGTGAACAAGGGGGAGATCGTCGGGTTCCTCGGGCCGAACGGGGCCGGGAAGAGTACCACGATGAAGGTGCTGGCCGGATACCTCCCCCCCACCGACGGGCGGATCAAGGTGGCCGGGTATGACGTCGTCGCCGACTCCCTCGAGGTCCGCCGCCGCGTCGGCTACATGCCGGAGAACGTCCCGCTCTACACCGACATGCGGGTCGACGAGTTCCTCCGATTCCGCGCCGCGCTGAAGGGCGTGCCGTCGAAAAAGGTGAAGGACCGCGTCGAGCGGGTGAAGGCGCTCTGCCACCTGAAGGACGTCCAGCGGAAGATCATCGGCACCCTCTCGAAGGGCTACCGCCAGCGGGTCGGCCTCGCCGACGCGATGGTCCACGATCCCGACCTCCTCATCCTCGACGAGCCGACAATCGGCCTCGATCCCCACCAGATCCGCTCCGTCCGCGAGTTGATCCGCGACCTCGGGAAGCACCACACGATCCTCCTCTCGACCCACATTCTCAGCGAGGTCGAGGCGACCTGCAACCGCGTCCTGATCCTGAACCGCGGGAAGATCGAGGCCTCCGACACGCCGGGCAACCTGACGCGCCTCGTCCGCGGCGGCGGCGCGGTGATGGTCGAGGTCAACCCGAACGGGACGCTGCTGAAGCAGGCCTTCGCGGAGATCCCCGAGGTCGACGAGGTCGAGATCGTCTCGGAGAACGGCCCGTGGGTCACGGCGAAGGTCTACTCCCGGCTCGGCGCGGGCGGCGACATCCGCGACGGCCTCTACTCGGTCATCCAGCGGAACGGCTGGGGTCTCCGCGAGATGAGCCGGACCCGGGCGACGCTCGAGGACGTCTTCGTCGAGCTGACGCAGGATTAATTTCATCCCTTTCTTCCACTACTCCACTATGTCGATTCGCACGCTTTGGGTTCTCTACCGCCGGGAAATGCGGGGGATCTTCGTCTCCCCCGTCGCCTGGATCGTCCTCGCCGGCTGCGCCGTCATCGTCGGCGCCGGGTTCTCCGCGATCCTCAGCACCCTCCTCGACCGGACGGCCCGCGGGTTCTCGATCCTCAACATCACGCTGACCTCCTACATCTTCTGGTTCACCGTCCTCATCCAGACGCCGCTGATCTCGATGCGTTCCTTCTCCGAGGAATACAAGATGGGGACGATCGAGATGCTCCTCACCGCCCCCGTCCGGGAGTGGGAGGTGGTCCTCTCGAAGTTCGCCGCCGTCTTCTCCTTCTACCTCGTCCTCTGGCTCCCGGCGGCGCTGAACATCGTCTGGCTCTACACCTTCAGCGACCAGGTGTTCGACCTCACCTGGCCCGTCGTCTTCCTCTCCTTCGGAATGGTCTCGATGCTCGGGATGCTCTTCGTCTCGATCGGCCTCTTCACCTCGGCGATGACGAAGAACCAGATCATCGCGGCGATCGTCGGCTTCGCCCTCGTCTTCCTGATCTTCAGCATCAGCATCTTCGGCTCCCTCGTCTCCAGCGACGCGGCGCAGGAGGTGATCCGCTACTTCTCCGTCTACCAGCACATGGAAGGGTTCTCCGGCGGCGTCTTCGACACGCGGCCCGTGGTCTTCTACCTCAGCACCACGTTCCTCTTCCTCTTCCTGACGCAGCGCGTCCTCGAAGCCCGCCGCCTCCGCGCCTAAGCCCCAACTCTCCCTCGATCCCAACGGTATGTCCCCCTCCCGTCCCCCCTCGGCCCGCTCCCTCCGCCTGCAGCTCGGCTGGAACAGCGTGCTGACCATCGTCCTCGCCGTGGCCCTCTGCGCGGGGGTGAACTACGCGGCATTCCGCTACTACAAGCGGCACGACTATTCCAAGGGCTCCTACAATTCCCTCTCCGGGAAGACGGTCCAGATCCTCTCCAGCCTCCCGGAGCCGGTCTCGATCACGACCTCCCTGGCGACCTCGCAGATGCGGGACCAGGTCGAGGGGCTCCTCCGGGAATACAAGTACCGGAGCGCGGGCAAGGTGAAGCTCGAGTTCGTCGACGCCGCCGTGAACCTCACGAAGGCCGAGGAACTGCGGACGAAGTACAGCATCGACGCGACGCAGGAGAACGTCGTCATCTTCGAGTACAAGGACCGCCACAAGGTCGTCCCCGAGGCCGACCTCGCCGACTTCGCCCCGGGCAATCCCTACACCCAGGAGCCGGGCCGGATGCTCGACTTCAAGGGCGAGGCGGTCTTCACGGCGGCGATCCTCTCCCTCGTCGAGGGGAAGTCGGCCAAGGTCTATTTCCTGGTCGGCCACGGGGAGCGGGAGCTTTCCGACGTCTCGAGCCTCGGCGGCCTCGGCGGCCTCGACGTCTACCTGAAGCGGGACAACCTCCTCACCGCCCCGCTCAACCTTTCCGACAAGGGCGTCGTCCCCGACGATGCCGACGCGCTGGTGATCGCCGGGCCCCGGGTGACCCTCTCCCCCGCCGAGGTCCAGGCGGTGACGGCCTACCTCGACGCGAAGGGAAAGGTCATCCTCCTCGAGGATCCCCGCACCGTCTCCGGCCTCGAGCCGGTGGCGCAGCGTTACGGCATCCTGATCCAGGACGACCGCGCCCAGGCGATCATGAAGATGGGCGGCGCGAGCCTCCTCGTCCGGACGGCGGTGGCGAACGACTACGCGACCCATCCGGCGGTGAACTCGATCAAGGGCTTCAACCTGAAGATGGACAACGCCCGCTCCCTCGCCCTCGTGAAGGACGCGGCGAACCTCAACGTGAGCAAGGTGACCTCCCTGGCGCGGACCTCCGCCGCCTACTGGGGCGAGACGAGCCCCGACGACTCCAAGGCGCAGTACGACGAGGGCGTCGACGTGAAGGGGCCGCTGACGCTGGCGATGGTCTACGACGGGGGCGACGTCCCCGGCGACGGCGTGAAGCTGGCGGGAACGCGGTTCGCGGTGATCGGCGCGACGACGTTCCTCACGAACGAGAAGCTCGACAGCACCGGCCTCGATTTCTTCCAGGGCCTCCTCGACTGGATGCTGAAGAAGGAGATGGCGATCGGCATCGCGCCGAAGTCGCCGCAGGAATTCGGCCTCAACGTGAGCCCGCTCCAGAAGTCGACGATCATCACGCTCGCCCTCTTCTTCGTTCCCGGCCTCGCCCTCGTCGGTGGCATCGGCGTCTGGCTTTCCCGCCGGAAGTAGCGGCGGGATCGTCATCGGCCCCATCCCTCCATGAAACCGTTCCGCTCGACCCTCTTCCTCCTCCTGGCCGTGGCCGGGCTGGCGCTCTTCTTCTGGCTGACGCGCGACGCGAAGGGGACCGGGGAGCAGGAGCGGGCGAAGGGGAAGATCTTCGACTTCCACGGCGACGACGTCACCTCGCTGAAGCTCAAGGGGACCGACGTCGCGGTCTCGCTCGAAAAGAAGGACGGGACGTGGCGGATCGTCGAGCCGGTCTCCTCCGAGGCCGAGCGCGAGGCGGTCCTTTCGATCCTGGGCGAGCTGGAATTCCTGCAGCCCCGCCGGACGATCACCGCCAACCAGATCCCCGACGGGGAGAAGAGCCTCGCCGAATGGGGCCTCGCCCCGGGGAACGGGCGGGTCGATTTCGCCGGGAGCAGCAATGGCAGGGCGTTCTCGGGGACCCTGCTCATCGGCCGGAAGGCAGCCATCGACGGGCTCTGCTACGCCAAGGGGACCGGCCCCGACGCCTACCTGATCGCGACGGCGAGCCGGGACGCCCTTTTCAAGAAGCTCGACGACATCCGCAGCCATGCGGTGATCCATGCCCCGGCGGCGGAAGTCGACCAGTGCGGCCTGCGCCAGAAGACCCCGCCCCAGTCCGACGCCCCGAGCGAATTCCAGATCAGCCGGGCGAAGGGGGCGGGCGAGGCCGCCGAATGGCGGGTCGAGAAGCCGCTCAGCGCCCCGGCCTCCCCGGCGCGGGTGACGGCCTGGCTCGGGCTGCTCGACGCGCTCCGGGTGAAGCAGTTCATTTCCGACGACGCCGCCGATCTCAGCGCCTACGGCCTCACCGCCCCCGCCGCTCAGATCTGGATCCGGCGGCAGGCGCCGCCTTCCAAGGCCGCCCCGGCCAAGGACGAGAAGAACGCTCCGAAGCCGGAGCCCGACACCCTCCTCATCGGCATCCCGGTCCCGGGCGTCCCGGGCGAGGTCTATGCGAAGCGGACGGGGGAGAGCGGGGTCTTCACCCTCCCGGCGGAGAGCGTCGCGAAGCTGTTGGCCGATCTCCCCGCCGCGCGGGACCGGAAGGTCCTCTCCTTCCGCGCCGCCGACGCCGTCGCCTTCCGCGCCGAGCTGCCGAAGCCGTCGGCCCCCGGCGCGCTCTCGATCGTCGAGGTGAAGCGGCAGGGCGAGACCGGTTGGGTCTTCAGCGAGGCGACGACCGGCGGGGCCGCCGGGAAGGAAGCCGATGCCGCCCAGGTGGAGGGCTTCCTGAAGGGCCTCTCCGTGATGGAGGCCCCGCTGATCATCCGCGACGCGGCGAGCGACCTCCGTCCCTACGGCTTGGCCAACGGGGACCGGGCGCTGATCCGGCTGGTCGTCACCGTGAAGAAGGGGGAGAGCACCGAGGATCTCGTCCTTTCCCTCGGGAAGATCGAGAAGCCGCTGCCGCCGCTCCCGCAGACGCCGGTCCTTTACGCCGTCAATTCCGCCCAGCCCTTCGTCTACGGCCTCGATATCGCGTTCCTCACCCGCTTCCCCCGCGAGGCCTGGCGTTGGCGCTCGCCGCTCGTCCTCGGCTCCGACCTGAAGGAGGAGGCGATCACCTCGGTGACCCGCGTCGTCCCGGGCCGCCCGCCCGAGACGGTGAAGCGGGCCGGGGCAGTCTTCCTCTCGGACCGCGATGGCGGGGACGGCACCCTCCAGCAGGAGAAGGTGAAGGAATTCTGGTCGAAGCTGGCCCATCTCGCGACCGTCCATTGGATCGGCGCTCCGATCCCGGCCTACGGCCTCGGCCTCGCTCCCGATGCGGTGCGGATCACCCTTTCCCTCGGCGAGGGGGAGAAGAAGGTGCTGATCCTCGGCGCTCCCGTCGCGGCGGTCCCGGTCGGGGGCAGGGCGGCGCAGATCGAAGGGGAAAGCGATGTCTTCCTGATCTCCGAGGCCGACTATGCGTTGCTGAGCGGTTCTTTTGCGACCGTTCCAACGCCTTCTTCCAAAGAGTAAGGGAAGGACTTTTTAAGTAAGACTACTTAAAAAGTCTCACTTTTTTAAATAATTCAGGTCTCTGGATTTGCGTACCCGGGCGGGCGGGTTATTCTTTTTAGCATACGGAGGCCCGGATGGGCCGGGCCTCTTGCAACGTATCCAAGGTACAGAAGTACGTAAAATAGGAGACATCCCATGGCCTCTGCCGATCCCACCCTGTTCCATCGTTTGAGCGAGGAAATCCGTTCCGTCTGCCGCGTCGTCGCGGAAGAGGGGAAGGAGAGCATCTTCACCCTCCGCAAGGGAGGCGATCGGGCGATCGGGGAATGGCTGATGTCGGTCCGGCAGGCGAAGGAACCGATCCGTTCCTTCCAGCCGCCGAAGCGGTCGAAGCGCCTCGAAGACTTCGCCGCCACGCTCCGGGGCGACCTGACCCGCGTCCACGTGATGCGGGTGAAGGGCGGCCGCGGGACGATGCAGGACGCGGTGGTGCGGTCGACGCTGCGGTAGGTTCGCAGGCGCTTGAATGCCTCGGTTTCCCGGCCTTTGGAAGCGTAGTTCCTCCCAAGCGGACAGGGGAACTAGCGGACCTTTTCTACCCGAAGCAGACGGCCTAATGCGGTAGGCTAAAACAGTTCAGGCCTATCAGACGGGGAGGTCCAGGAGGGGCGAAGCCCCTCTTGCGTCGTCTAACCCGTGCGGATCGCCTCCAGCTGTACAGGGTTATCTGCCCGGTCCCGAAGGAGCATCCACCGTCCCCTTCGCGGCCCCTTACTTCGTCAGATTTTCCGCCGCCTGGACCGTATTGCTCATCAGCATGGCGATGGTCATCGGGCCGACGCCGCCGGGGTTCGGCGTGATCTTTCCGGCCACTTTGCGGATGGCTTCAAAATCGACGTCGCCGACGAGCCGGTAGCCGCGCTTGTCGCTCGGATCGTCGACCCGGTTGACGCCGACGTCGATGACGACGGCCCCGGGCTTCACCATGTCGGCCTTCAGGAACTCGGTCTGGCCCATCGCGGCGACGATGATGTCGGCGCGGCGGCAGGTCTCGGCGACGTTCCGGCTCCGCGAATGGACGAGGGTGACGGTGGCGTCGGCGTGGGGAGCCTTCTGCAGGAGGATGGCGGCCATCGGCTTGCCGACGATGTTGCCGCGACCGAGGACGACGACCTCGGCCCCCTTCGTTTCGACGCCGCTCCGGATGAGGAGCTCGTGGACCCCGGCGGGGGTGCAGGGGCGGAAGCCGGTGGCGTCCCCGAGGAGGAGTTTGCCGACGTTGGCGGGGTGGAAGCCGTCGACATCCTTGCGGGGGTCGACGGTGGAGAAGACGCGGGTCTCGGAGATCGGGTGGGGCAGGGGGGCTTGGACGAGGATGCCGTGGACGGTCGGATCGGCGTTGAGCTTCTCCAGGAGGGCGAGGAGGTCGGCCTCGGGGGTCGCGGCGGGGAGGACGACGGTCCGGGAGTTGATGCCGAGGTCGTGGGCCTTCTTTTCCTTCATGCGGACGTAGGCCTGGGAGGCGGGGTCCTCGCCGACGCGGACGAAGGTGATGCCGGGGACGACGCCTTTCGCCTTCAGGGCGTCGACGCGGGCGCGGGTTTCGTTGTGGATCGTCTCGGCGATCTGCTTTCCGTCGATGAGGGCGGCCTGGGGAAGGTCTGGCATGAGGGTTTCTTTTTAGAGGGTCTTCAATTCGGCGTCGAGTCCTTCGCGGAAGCTCCGGTAGGCGGGAGTCCAGCCGGTGGCGCGGAGACGGGCGTTGGAGACCCGTTTGTCGGTCAGGCCTCGCTTCCTTTCAACGTTCACCGGGCCGAAGGGGGGCAGGGGCTTTCCGGTCCGCTCGGCGAGCCAGCGGTAGAAATCGAGGTGGGTGGCGGGCTGGTCGTCGGCGGCGTTGAAGAGGCCGTGGAGGGAGGTATCGAGGCCGTGGAGGAGCGCGTTGACGAGGTCGTCCCGGTGGATCTGGTTCATCCAGCGGAGGCCGTCGCCCTCGATCACGGCCTCCCCGTCGAGGAACCGGCGGAAGAGGACGCCCCGCCCCGGGCCGTAGATCCCGGCGGAGCGGAAGACGAGGGCCTTTTCGCCGAACCGGGCGAGGGCCTCGTCCTCGGCGGCGCGGAGGAGGAGGCCGGTCTCGGTGGTCGGCTGGGCGGGGGATTCCTCCGTCACGACCTCGCCGCCGCTCTGGGCGTAGACCGAGGTCGACGAGACGAGGCAGAGGCGGGCGTGGGGGAGCCGTCCGGCGATCTGGCGGACGCCCTCGACGAAGACGGCGCGGTAGGCGTCGGCGCCGCCGCGGTTCGACGAGGCGACGTGGATGACGGTGGCGAAGTTCGAGGGGAGGCCCCACCAGGAGATGGGATCGGCGATGTCGCCGGAATGGGTGGAAAGATGGGGATTTGCCAGCTCGGGACCGTTCCCGAAATCGCCGCTCTTCGACCACGC from Verrucomicrobium sp. GAS474 encodes the following:
- a CDS encoding ABC transporter permease codes for the protein MSIRTLWVLYRREMRGIFVSPVAWIVLAGCAVIVGAGFSAILSTLLDRTARGFSILNITLTSYIFWFTVLIQTPLISMRSFSEEYKMGTIEMLLTAPVREWEVVLSKFAAVFSFYLVLWLPAALNIVWLYTFSDQVFDLTWPVVFLSFGMVSMLGMLFVSIGLFTSAMTKNQIIAAIVGFALVFLIFSISIFGSLVSSDAAQEVIRYFSVYQHMEGFSGGVFDTRPVVFYLSTTFLFLFLTQRVLEARRLRA
- a CDS encoding transglycosylase domain-containing protein — protein: MKRLRAFLLSVDLFLRRFLVRFRGRPLYAATAFVAAIAIGIGIFVVYYAGWALAFDMKRIKEMPLTTTIYDRNGTVFRQVFQENRQWIPSEEIPDVMRHAVVATEDRRFYSHLGVDPISIFRAAVGNILRGRISSGASTITQQLARNSADMSERTMGRKLKEMFLAVRIETVYTKDQILTFYLNRIFWGRDCYGIGAAADAYFGKKPSELTLSEAAMLAGIISGPNTFSPWRSPTKARQAMDRALSRMEERHFITKEDEAKAKAEPLALRPLRQLPASYAAAEAIEEARKILGEETVERGGLKIETAIDAAFQQTAEIEVERQLAEIEAEPGYNHTTRNTFLQHLGEREPSGIPYLEAAFVAIGNADGGILALVGGRNFAESRFDRAIHSRRQVGSTVKPFVYANAFDTLNVSAGTLVDWSPYDLRNAAPGKTPLYGNQPDFVPLRQALAQSNNYASVRVVLASGVDSYAHLLTRATGTPIAALPSSALGACDVTPLRMVSAFSIFPNKGMRIEPYLIRRILAADGLVLYEHQDRREPILSPQIAFQVADMMRAVVDEGTGRGLRTMGLVGDIAGKTGTTNDYRDAWFIGFTSEVTAGVWVGLDKPQPITASGYGSRIALPIWGRVMAAANEHYLPQPFNPPSGLFREGLLSFLGSGDGAWLRDDQRDGYLKRIGDSVAVGNNVASVPESNGNGAGPADSGDDSGFFGWMSRAFGGARKAKAVPAPEILDDDATIPAGVDPAMPDPDKGKVPRAVPVFPIPPEEGAAPTPPGSGR
- a CDS encoding DUF4340 domain-containing protein, whose amino-acid sequence is MKPFRSTLFLLLAVAGLALFFWLTRDAKGTGEQERAKGKIFDFHGDDVTSLKLKGTDVAVSLEKKDGTWRIVEPVSSEAEREAVLSILGELEFLQPRRTITANQIPDGEKSLAEWGLAPGNGRVDFAGSSNGRAFSGTLLIGRKAAIDGLCYAKGTGPDAYLIATASRDALFKKLDDIRSHAVIHAPAAEVDQCGLRQKTPPQSDAPSEFQISRAKGAGEAAEWRVEKPLSAPASPARVTAWLGLLDALRVKQFISDDAADLSAYGLTAPAAQIWIRRQAPPSKAAPAKDEKNAPKPEPDTLLIGIPVPGVPGEVYAKRTGESGVFTLPAESVAKLLADLPAARDRKVLSFRAADAVAFRAELPKPSAPGALSIVEVKRQGETGWVFSEATTGGAAGKEADAAQVEGFLKGLSVMEAPLIIRDAASDLRPYGLANGDRALIRLVVTVKKGESTEDLVLSLGKIEKPLPPLPQTPVLYAVNSAQPFVYGLDIAFLTRFPREAWRWRSPLVLGSDLKEEAITSVTRVVPGRPPETVKRAGAVFLSDRDGGDGTLQQEKVKEFWSKLAHLATVHWIGAPIPAYGLGLAPDAVRITLSLGEGEKKVLILGAPVAAVPVGGRAAQIEGESDVFLISEADYALLSGSFATVPTPSSKE
- a CDS encoding ParA family protein; this translates as MKIYAIANQKGGVGKTTTTINLAAALAEAGHPTLVIDLDPQSNATSGLGIEPQTGRSLYPVMNGESTFAAQIVATTQENLFIIPCETDLAGCEVEIARQESPLVVLRDLFNRFREEPESAGFDYVLLDCPPSLGILMTNALAAADAVLVPLQCEYFALEGLSKIIHLIEQIRTTNPELRPVIGGVILTMYDARTNLSQQVADDVRKHAPEVVFQSVIPRTVRLAEAPSHGKNILQYDSSGIGAQSYRLLAKEFIARCQAG
- a CDS encoding A/G-specific adenine glycosylase, translated to MDKRIKVSKSPGEARIEKNVLRAFHRALAAWFARAARDLPWRRTRDPYAIALSEFMLQQTQVVTVLPYYHRWLRLFPDWKALAGAPTEAVLKTWEGLGYYQRARNFQKLAQAVAGLPELNGELPRTVEGLRALPGIGPYTAGAIASLAFGGRAALIDGNVIRVFTRVFGIGEDVALKETQARLWALAEGLLPEAEACAVHNSALMELGALICTPRNPGCLLCPLASVCVAKASGEPERFPVKGRKLVERREEVVALIEEKGRYWCVPGPKKGRLVGFWHFPLFDAATMRGGETVAEFDYSITKYRVHMRGLRAAFASAGRREEGGGRWCSMAEMEALPMPSAHRKMRGFLGS
- a CDS encoding GldG family protein, whose protein sequence is MSPSRPPSARSLRLQLGWNSVLTIVLAVALCAGVNYAAFRYYKRHDYSKGSYNSLSGKTVQILSSLPEPVSITTSLATSQMRDQVEGLLREYKYRSAGKVKLEFVDAAVNLTKAEELRTKYSIDATQENVVIFEYKDRHKVVPEADLADFAPGNPYTQEPGRMLDFKGEAVFTAAILSLVEGKSAKVYFLVGHGERELSDVSSLGGLGGLDVYLKRDNLLTAPLNLSDKGVVPDDADALVIAGPRVTLSPAEVQAVTAYLDAKGKVILLEDPRTVSGLEPVAQRYGILIQDDRAQAIMKMGGASLLVRTAVANDYATHPAVNSIKGFNLKMDNARSLALVKDAANLNVSKVTSLARTSAAYWGETSPDDSKAQYDEGVDVKGPLTLAMVYDGGDVPGDGVKLAGTRFAVIGATTFLTNEKLDSTGLDFFQGLLDWMLKKEMAIGIAPKSPQEFGLNVSPLQKSTIITLALFFVPGLALVGGIGVWLSRRK
- a CDS encoding ATP-binding cassette domain-containing protein; protein product: MIEVSHFSKTYAGFKAVRDISFHVNKGEIVGFLGPNGAGKSTTMKVLAGYLPPTDGRIKVAGYDVVADSLEVRRRVGYMPENVPLYTDMRVDEFLRFRAALKGVPSKKVKDRVERVKALCHLKDVQRKIIGTLSKGYRQRVGLADAMVHDPDLLILDEPTIGLDPHQIRSVRELIRDLGKHHTILLSTHILSEVEATCNRVLILNRGKIEASDTPGNLTRLVRGGGAVMVEVNPNGTLLKQAFAEIPEVDEVEIVSENGPWVTAKVYSRLGAGGDIRDGLYSVIQRNGWGLREMSRTRATLEDVFVELTQD